A segment of the Kwoniella shivajii chromosome 2, complete sequence genome:
ACgaatggtgatgaagtagacAAGCAAGAGGATGTAAACCCCACTGATGGAATGACAGTAGAAGAGGAGGCCAAAGTGGaaaaagtggaagagaatgTAATGGTtgagcaagagaagaaagaggttgaagCCTAAGAGATCATGAACATGAAGTTGTAAGTAGAAGATTGCTATCTCGTGGTAATGTCCTAACAAACAACCGGTCAGGCTATGACGAACGAAGCTAGGACGAAATCGAGTATGGGATATATTCATTCAAAACTCGAAACAATCACGCATATACAACCATCACGACACCCATTGAAGCATAAGAGCACACATTACAAACACCCTCATTAAAAGCTCTTTACAACTCGTCCTCCTCTCTTTACTCATCGTATATCGATTCATACTCGTAAAGTCACAAGCGAAGCGTTTTCACTCCCACAGCACGGACCGTTTGCATACATTCTCACCCCATACGATACGACGAAACAGCATACATTTGCATCTTCCTTACGAATTTTTCTCTCCCTGCTAGATATACACTTACATTACATGGCCTTCCGCTCTTCTCATCAAGTCTAACTTTACTTGAACGTATCTCCCATTTGCTGTTCACTTCAACGATCATTCAGCCACAGCATATTCTCGGTCTTTTTTCTAttttttcctcctttcttaCATACATTCTGCATGTGCATATACAAAGTATCTTGgaaacaaatcatcattttcttcttttttaAACTCTTCGTTTCGCTGAAATCTCTTCGTCATTTGCATGTatctttttctcctcttcaaAAGCATCAAAGGCATGAAGATAACAGCTTgacagaaagaaaaggatagatggaattggatttctttcttcataCTTTCTCACTCGTATACGAGCAGTTATCCTTCTACATATatgaattgatatcaatataaatatatattCATGCAACTTCTGTGAACATTGTAAATATACAAATGAGTTTGAATATTCGTATGAGTGTCGAATAGTCAGGGTAAATTGAATTAACGATTCGAATGAACCGTGCGTATTTCACTTAACCCTATCCTCTTGACACATGGCCATACACACTCTCAATTGAAGGACACTGATCGACCAAAGGTCCTTTACAACATTGATGTCACGATGACCATCTTTCTGAGATTCGATGCGATATTTTCATCGATTTTTCCATCACTTGGAAGCGATTTCCAAAGTTCTTCTATTCGATATTCATACAATTCCAATTAAGCCAAAAAAAGTTAAAGAAGGTCCGACGGGATTTGAACCCGCGACCGCTAGATAAACTCCAGTCTAAACTGTTATTCCGACCTCGAAGTCTAGAATGCTACCACTGCAACACAAACCCTTCTTCGAGATTTTGGGTTTTTGGTTAGTATATGCGGTCTAAGCCAAAAGTCGCGCAGTATGGGGTAGATCTCCTTTCGAATTGGAATCTAGAGTCGTTTTGCAGCCTCACTTTCGAAGAGAGTTTAGACTGCTCCCGAGAACGAAAGAGCAAGCTTTCCTCGACTTTAAAAGGCCTGTTTCTCCTCTGACCGAATTGTCACGAGACGTACCCATTAATGCGTTCCGCAGCGATGGATATCATCTTACAAGAAAGTGTCCATATCATGCATTATAATTCGTAAAAACACGTGAGACAAGTGAGCTTCTAAATGTCCTGACAATTATATATACAATCTATACTTTCTAATCTATCTAATCATTGACAATCCGtatccaccatcaccattatGTACAGTATGAGCATGCCAATTAGCGATATTCcttccaaccttctttacccaattcTCTCAACCCTTCCTCAcccaaatcttctttcccatcatcGATCAACCAATCTTTCAAAGTTCTGATATTCAAGTTTTTCGTTcgaatctcaatctcattgtCTCTTCCTTTCGCTTTTAATCTGATTTCCATTTGTCTCCttaatctttcttccataACTTTACCTACTCTACCATCTTTCATTACTCCTATACCCATATTCAGTAATTCGCCATCTATATTTTCGATTCCGACAATATCGATATTCGCTTCTTTCGGTATAGCCAGTATCGCTATGGTGATATCTTCAGCCAAACAAAGATAACTTGTCcaatatgaagatgaagctggaCGGGAATCGTAGAACGCTATTTGCCAAGGAGAAGGCCGTTTATTCCTTGGTCCTactgatcctgatgatggagatgatgatgtcaagAATACAATGGATAATTTCTCGATTCTATTTAGATTTTCTCGATGATAGAAAACATGTTGATAGCCTTCATAATCCTTGGCATCGTATGACCTTCCACTAGGTAAGATAATTACTAATTCCTGTAGTCCTATCGGTAAACCATTCGTCGATTTTTGAGTTGTCGGAgtggttgatgatgttgatgatgttgatgtgttGAATTTATGATTATAAACATGACTATGACCGCTTGTATAAGAAGAGGGAGGGGACAACAAGGGTGAAGTCAATTTACTCGAGTTTACCGGACCTGAGATCTGGTGGGATGGAAAAGCGACAGGTAAAACAACCAAGGGTGATCTTGCACCTACTACAACTAATTTATTCAACTTCAAACCGCCTTCTAGTAAGGGGCAAGGTGTACCGTATCTTGGAcaaaacaaaagatgatAATCAAACGCATCAGTCAAGATGATCCTTAACGTATCTAATTTTGGCATGATAGCATTCAATGAGATAGGTGGACATGTGTCTAAGTTTGGTGTGGGAGTATTTATTGGTGTTGCGGGGTTTGGGGTCGTTTTGATCGTGTTTACAGACGAGTTCCTTGAATGGGATAGTAAATTCAGTTGCTTGAAATTACCAAaataatcttcttctttttgtgCACCATCATGATCTCCTCCCATCCGAGAATTATTctcgtcctcatcatcatcgtcatcgtcatcgtcgtcaccATGAGAGTGCAGTGTAACCTGTTTAGTATGTCTCAATAACCTATCTTTAAATCTTCGTTTTCCAACTGGTATTTTACCTGTTTGATTCTCATATGAAATCGTCGAACCTTTAAAAGCTTTCCACATATCCACAGAAGATTCGAATATCAAATGCGAATATAAAAAAGTACCTGATAAGTTGAAAAACAGTCGTGAGACTGTAAGACATGACGATAATATTGTATCATCACAGAATGATAAGATTCTTATTATTATACAAGTTGGAATTGAATGTTTATGATTTTGACGATGTTTTGTTCGACCTAATTgataaaacaaaaacagTATGTCAGATTTGAGATTACGATTCTCGATTGGAGGAAGATAACACCGCTCTTAAGGAAGCTAGGTTAGACATAACTATAACAAGATCAATTCCCAATTCCACTCACTGGATCTCCTCGTTAAACTAGAATATAAACTAGGTCGATTTTCCAAAATACCATTCCTACTGGACGGTCTTCCATATCCATTCCCGAATCCCAATACTTCCTATCAAGACGATATGATTCAGAGCACATTAGCATGCATCTCCCTTTCCACCagtcatcatccatcattatGTTCATGATCATAATCATCGCGTTGAGGTGTGCATGAGGTATCGAATCGAAAGCAAGGAAAACAAGGAACGAAGTGGACTTCCTCCACTTATCCTGCCTAACGTAAAACAgtgaatcactcacagctaAATCAGCAAAACTCTTGGATCTCatcttatctttatctttatcttcactATGTTTCGTTGAACCACTATAGTTGGTTACTTTTTCTCCATCTTGGATATACGGTATCTCATCCTTATATACACTTGTTGAATTGGTCTGAGTCGGACTTGAattttctcctttctgtGACAGATTTTCAGCTTCGGCATTGcgcttttgcttttgatcCTGCGCTTGCTCATGCTCGTGCTCGAATGCTTGGcgatggaaatggaaatgatggTGCGACATGTTGTCTTCAGGTATGAATATTCAAAACTCCTCTACATGATGCTTCTAGGGAAGTGCTTCGACATGTATCAGTTGGGGTGAGTGTAGATATTTGATGAGAAAGTGTAAATTTCTCATGTTATGAGGGAAATGACCTGAGATAGAATAGGGTTGATCCACTAAACGTTAAACCGGATACAACCGGCGGTATATATATGATCCCCAATCCATCCTTGATGAACGGACCTTCAACCCTTCTATCACACATCGGGTAGAGTGTTCTGGAACATGACAAAGCTTCCATCTTGCAGAGGACATGACGGACGAGATGCATACTACTCTACAATCACGAATTGGAAAAATAACAGACAAATACAACAATATTTTAAAAACCGAaacctttctctttcttcgcGCTACGCATGTCCCACCCTCCCACCGTCCCATTTGACCGGACGACCGAGTCTGGACTTCATCTTTGCCCATCGCGCTCTTTGGGCTCTTTACCGACATTCGCCTGAcccctcctcctctcttcttATGGCACACTTGCACCAAGTGTTTAATACTCTGGATCGATATGTCCAGTTGATGAACCAGGAGTACTCCTCCAAACTTTCATGATCAACCATAAAACAACGATAGCACCGACTATATAAGCTATAGTTCTATACTGTCTCAGAGTCGACGTTGAAGCCATTGTACGGGAATGATGTCTCGATGTTGAGAATAAAGATGATGCgaatgatgagaaggagTTTGTCTATTTAGTTCACGAATTATCagtagtggaagtgggaaggtagaggaagaagatggaattTGAATGACGTACTGTTCTGTCGAGCTATAACGAGCAGTATTAGCTTGTATGAGCTAGATTCACGAGCGGGTGTGAAaagataactcacttgatcattttGTCTATTTGCATCGTCAAGGATATCTATAGTCACCTATAAATCATTACGTATGAGCACTTGAGTTCTCTCCCACCTGCATCGCACTACGAGCCGATCTGCACCcgactcttctttcactacCGACGATAACGCCTTCATTCTTGTACATATAGACAGACAATTTGggtgatcaagaaatgtCGGAGGGAAAGACTCACTGATCTCAAAGACTTTATCTTACTATGTAACGAATTCAATTCCtcatcattttgattctCTAATGTTTGATCAGTTGCACTATATTTCATACACACGATCGCACATAAGCTCAACTAGTCGATGGTTTTCACAGAAGAGGCAGGAGTAAGCGGACCTTGGCATTTTGATAAACCTCTAATTCCTATTCTGAAAACGTGATCGTAATCTGATATCGATGTATCTATCACCCTTATAGTATTGGAAGGTATGAGTAAGCAAGATACCTTGCTTGGAAATCAATACTAGATGCTGCTGGAGTGGGATGAAGACGAGTATGTGATCGACAAATGCTTATgaaagttggaaaaaaaGAGCAGAAATGAGAAGAACGGGAAATATAACAGTTAGTCTTACACGCGATTCTAAACTGTTTACGCTTAAATCGTGGCAAACGGTCAATTTTACCGTAACGATGACAAAaacattccttcctcatcttgattGCAGCtatatcattctttcttccccaCCTTGACCTGTTCATACGCATGCACAATGTAACAGGAAGTCTCCTCCTAGCTGGAAGACTGAAGAAACTGTAGAAGaatcatatatacatgcaAAATCAATAGGAAACGTCGCTCGCTGTGCCATCTAATTTTCTTGTTGTATCAACATAACTAAACCTACACAACCTAATAAAGCGTATTTCAGTTGAGGGAAATCGTTCTGCAGATTGACACATACAATGGaaagaatcagcttttcgTTTCCGTACTTCGTACACTGCTGATCATGTGTGACggaaaagctgacttaccattGCTATTGTCACGTATCCAATATAAGGTAAGAACCTAACACGACCAAGAGGATTCATCAGCCTTCCAATAACGTATATAGCACAATGACACATATAGACTAGGCGGTATCGATCATTGCACTCACCCTTTTACTTTGCCAATTATATGTTCTCTCTCAATCCATTCTATACCATTATACAATGTTATATCATCACCTGGATTATTATCTCCTTTAGTGAGTAAGAACTGTGTTGTGTTCCTACATTGCAGCGCATAGTTTCATTAGATCACCTCGACCATATCGCGGCTCGAATGAGGATATAAGCTCACGTGATATGGGATTCTATCACTCGATGTACGATAGGAATGTTCTGACCGGGACTGTTGACATAATTATCAGTAATACATTCGATAGAGGAGAGACGAGAGCGACGATGAACATCCGGAGAACGTGAGCGAATGAATTCTTTTATGGATCATGATACGAATCTCCCCCAATTCCGCAAATCAAGAGGATTATTCAACTCTCAGATACGGATCATGAAAAGTTCCATCCACTTACATCTTATAAATCGTTATATCTCCAATTTCATAAGGTacttcagctggattagtcaagaacaagatatcTCCTCTGTAGAAAGCAGGTTCCATTGATCCTCTATGGATGTTGTCGTCGACGAACGTAAATTCAGTACTTTCCGGAAACATCCCACAATTGTCACAGCCAAGGTAACTTACGAAAGAACGACGACTATTGGTGATTCTGAATTGGTGAAAAGGCATAATCCtttccacatcatcaatcctGATGATACCACCGTCAAGAGATTCAACGCTTGGAAGAGGAGCTACAAATCGATGAACCAAATGGTCAAGTCCTTGGTGAGTCCTTTCTTTACTGAATATGTGTAAAACCATGATGAAATTAAGTCACATACCCCCTGTAATCCAAGTTTCCGTATGCGAGCTATTTCGTTTGAGAACATGATGCCCAGTTATTCTCGTTTTGGATTTCTTCTAAGCCAGACTTGGATCCAGAGTGTTGTCTTCCCAGACGTTTATCTTCATATTATGATCAAACTGAACCTTCACTCCCTTCATCATGTATTCATTTTCTGTGATACACGTCGGGGTTCAAAAAGTCAATATAATCAACGTGTCGATAACGAGGACCCACGTGGTAGACTGGGATTGCGATAAATCCACGTCATTGCCATTCTCACTTTACTTTTATACCAAGACCGCGTTTGAATGGGTTGTAAAGGAACTGATAGATAAAGTAGactctcatcatcttgaacaAGTCGAATTCATCGTCAAGACTCTTCTCAACCTTCTACACTCTCTATCACTTTATGCGTCTTGCTCGTCGCTTGTTCAAGGCattctctcatcctcatcctaTTCCCAGGGCAAGCTACAACATTTCAACAAAAAGCAAAATGTCATTGACACCTGATCAACCTTCGAAAAGCGGAGCCATGACTCCAGGAGGTATAGCGACTGAATTATCAAAATTAGATTTACCTGCACCAAGTGGATTAAGATTGTCTCTACCCGATAAACAGAATTCTAAACTGAAATTGAACtcgacttcaccttcatccgaaagaggagaaggagaaggtggaccTATAAGTGCCATTTCAAGTGCCATTTCATCTGTTTTCTCACCTATCAGTACTCAAACAGATGATACAGGTGATATATCGGGACCTGAACCAGAAGCTCTGACAGCTgcaagaaggaaagcaagATCAGAAAGTGTTTCCGAACAACTATCAACTACTTTAGCGGAAATGAAATTACCTCAACCAGAAAGAATATTCGGTCCAAACGAACCTGAAAATAATTCACCTGATATGGGAAATACTAAACAAGGTGTAAACGATGACGATTGGGCTAAAATAaaattagatgatgatactcCTGAAGCTGTGAAAGAGCCTAAAAGAATGACTCATAGTAGACATACTTCAAGAGCGTGAGTGTTAAAATCTCTCAGCCACCGTCCAATGATCCATATGTCAACTGCTGATATCACTTGTTTTATTGTTTTCTATATACACAGCGACGCTGCACTCCCTAATAAACAACCCACAATCAAGGAAACCCACGAACCATCAGGATCATCCACTCCAAATGTAGCTAAAGAGCAGAAAGTCACTCCATTTGACgtcgaaggtgaagttgatgcagaaggtaaagatcTTGGAATGTCAGTCATAAATCTCCTCTTCTGACGCGGAAATAGATACAAATGAAATGATAAGCTGACgaaagatatcgatattAGTGATTATGACAAATTGACTAAGAGGTTTGGCGCGTCTTTGATCTCACAGGATGTATTGGACAGATTCGAGAGGTTGACAGGACAAAAACCTCATCCTTTACTTAGAAGAGGAACATTTTATTCCCACCGGTCGGTTTCctattcatcttcagctgccCAATTCTCCTTTTTGCAGCCATCCTAGCTGACTCTACCGAGCTGGACTATAGTGACTTCAACTTGATCCTTGATCGATACGAAAAAGGTCAACCATTCTATCTGTATACTGGACGTGGTCCATCAAGTGATTCGATGCATATGGGTCACTTGATCCCTTTCATGTTCACTGCGTGAGTCAGGAACACAGCTGATCGCTCTAGTCATCCGAAAGGTTCCAAGCTAATCGACGGATTTTAGATATCTTCAACGAGTGTTCAACGTACCCCTAGTTATCCAGCTCACAGGTACATTCTCTTCTTAGACAGCACATAAATCGCCCCATTGCCACGGTCTATATGctgatcttcctcctcctatCAGACGACGAGAAATATCTTCTCGAACGAGATGTaaagaaacaagctgaaatcatgaagaagattaaaggaaagaagccaaTTGACTTGCTCAGACATTACAAGAAGATGGGTCAAGACAATGTCAAAGATATCATCGCTTGCGGCTTTATACCGGAAAaaactttcatcttctctgatTTGGCTCACGTCGGGTGAGTGAGCTCAATGTCCGTCCCAGAAGGAAGCATCGAGTGGGTAATTGCAGGGGGACAGAGGGACATTGTTAGAAGAGGGATGAGTCGAAGTCGACGCAACGAGACTGCAGAGCTGACAAGACGTGTTCTTATATAGTGGCGCGTTCTACGAGAATGTAGTCCTCATGGCCAAGACCATAACCCAAAGTCAAAGTAGAAACGTCTTTGGTTTCACTGACTCGTATGTTGAAACCGCCCGACGTCTCTTCGAGGATCTATCGCTGAAATTATGTCTCACAGGGATAACGTTGGAATGTTCCATTTCGCTGCTGTCCAAGCTACACCGTCATTCTCAAattctttccctcaaatATTTGGCACACGAGATGATGTACCCGCCTTGATCCCTTGTGCCATAGATCAAGACCCTTACGTGAGCCGATTCTTCGATTGTTGATACGAGAATCCAGCTGACATCTGAGTCGATCAGTTCCTTCTTACTCGGGATGCAGCCGATCGATTGGGATACAAGAAACCAGCCTTGCTTCATTCTAAATTCCTTCCCGCGTTACAAGGTGCAGGTACcaaaatgtcagcttcaaaGGAGAACACAGCAATCTTCATGACCGATGACAGTAAGAAAATCGCcaaaaaaatcaaatcacacGCGTTCTCAGGTGGTGGTGCGACTCAAGAAGAACATCAGAAGAATGGTGGTGACCCAGATGTCGATATCGCATATCAATATCTCAGTTTcttcgaagaggatgattcGAGAATGGTGAAATTAGCTCAGGTAAGTGTACATTTGGGTACAGCTGGACGTACGGCATCCTTTTCAATCGGAGCAAGGCATAAGCTGATTGAGATTGTACGATATCAGGAATACCGAGCTGGAACTCTCAGTACAAGCGAAATGAAAGCTGCTTGTATCGACAAGATTCAAGAGGTAGTAGCAGAATtccaaaaggtgagttgagcgATGGCGATTTCACTCTTTGGCTCATGCTCCTTGAAGATGTCATTCGCGTAGTACATCTAACGCTGATCTTGATACTTTTTTTTCACAGAACCGAGCTGCTGTCACTGACGAGAACCTCGCATACTTCCAAGATTCAACAAGGAAGATTGACCCTCGACCTAGAGCCAAGGAAAGTGCCGAAGCTGCTGTACCTGCATCTGCTGCATAGATGTTTAAGTGAGGTAATGacaatgagaagaagaacatattatagattgatttgattgaatgatgattatACGATTGATTATGCATCCATTGAACCCCTACTGCTACAAAGTATCATAGCGCAGGTTGcaggatgaaagaggtgCCACATGATATGTAATTCCGATGATGCCACGTGGCTTTACCCACTCACAGCTGCTATGACACACCTACGCGTTGTAAAAAGGATGTTGagagatggaatgatgatcatcatccattcaacttttacttttcatcctcttccgTCCACTACGACAGACAACATCACATAGACTTAGCTGAACCCCTTCGCGAACAGCTGGTCGGACTTGCActcttcattctttccatTGCGACCGCGTAATTAATCGACCCATAATGTCAGAACCTGAGAGACCAACATTTGATATTGCCGTACCATCCACCGAtccagagaagaaagatgaggataaaCCAAAAGCCAACGGTGATttgaaaggcaaaggtaaagatgaaagtgaaaaagatgaatttaCAGATATGGTATGTTTCATTCAATTGCTCCGCTCACTATTTGATATTGTCGAATACCTGTTGGATTAAAGCAGATCCGCTGATGATTGAAAATCGCAATTATTGATTCGATAGAGCGAGGAAGATTTGcaattgaaagctgaattggaGATGCTCGTGCAACGTTTGAAAGTGAGTCTTGACATTCCGTATCGTCTCTCGCTCGTTAGAAGGTGTAGTTTCCCAAGGGGAATATCAAATGGTTTTCATCATGGGATATCCTGATGCTGATACCTTTTAACCTGACTAGGAATCGGAAACAGACTTGTATTTACCGGCACTCGAATCACTCAGAACGTTGATTAGAACGTCTACTAGCTCAATGACATCTGTTCCCAAACCGTTGAAATTCCTCAGACCGTTCTATGAAGATTTAGGCAAAGTTAGAGAATCCTGGGATGAAGGATTAAAGGAGCAAAGGGTGAGTAATAACTTGGGCCGACCCTGCGATCTGTCATAGCGATTTCATAGGAAAATTTCTGATCATGCTGTCTATGACCCCTTAGTCACTTCTTGCATCGATCTTATCAGTACTAGCGATGACTTACTCTGATACTGGTAAACGTGAAACATTATATTATCGATTATTATCAGAATCAAATGAAGCGCCTGGATTGTGGGGACATGAATATGTCAGACATTTAGCATCTGAATTAGGAGAAGAGTACAACTCAAATTATGCAGCTGAATTAGAAATCGACGCTTCTTCCGAAATCGAAAAACCAGAAGGATTGAAATATACAACAGAACAACTTAAATCATTATCGTTGGAATTagtctccttcttcctgaaACATAACGCAGAAGCGGATGCTGTTGATATCTTGCTAGAATTGGAAAATATATCAGCAATTATCGAATTAACAGATGATAAAACGTATGAAAGAGTCTGTAGATATATGGTTAGGTGAGTTATACATCAACTCGTTCCACTCCGCCTAATCGTCTGAAGAAAGAACACAACAAGCTGATCGAACGTTTGCTGTCACAAAGTTGTGTGCCGTTATTGGTTCCCCCagatgattcagctttcttgGAGACTGCTTCCAAGATATACGCCAAATATGATAGATATCCCGAAGCTATCGCTCTTTCTGTCAGACTCAACAGTCCTTCGCTTATCCGAGAATACTTTGAGGCCCCCAAAAACCCGTAAGTTGCTGGTTCGCATATATTGATAATGGGACTCATAGCTGACATCTCTCATCAGGGTAATGAAAAAACAACTCGCCTACTTCCTCGCTCGAGCCCAAATACCTCTTCATTGGGTTCACACTGCTGAAGGCACAGAgtcagaaggagaagaccaACCGCCTACTCAGCCAGACGACGTACTCGAGTGTCTTGGAAACGTCAAACTCTCCACTCAGTTCCGAGGTTTCGGTAAAGCTGTTGGTGTAGAAGAACCTCGTGCTATCGAAGACATCTACAAAGCTCATTTGGAACCAACTCGGACTGCACAAACTGCCGATTCAGCTCGACAAAATCTCGCTTCCACTTTCGTGAATGCCTTTGTGAATGCTGGTTTCGGCAACGAGACTCTCATCGCTAATGCTCAAGAAGGTCAAAGTTGGATCTACAAGAACAAGGATCACGGACAAATGTCAGCTGCTGCATCAGTTGGATTGAGTTTACTATGGGACACCGAATCAGGTATAGATCACATCGACAAGTACACCTATTCTTCTGAAGAACACATTAAAGCAGGTGCTTTACTAGCTACCGGTATTTTCCATGCTGGAATTCGAACTGAAACCGATATTGCCTACGCTCTTCTCGAAGAACACGTAGACAGCAAGAGTTTATCGTTAAAACTCAGCGCTATAAATGGTTTAGGTATAGCGTATGCTGGATCAGGTAGAAGAGACATAGCGGAAAAGCTCCTTCCACACGTAGCAGACGAAACGAATACAATGGAAGTAGCTGCTATGGCTGCTTTAGCTCTCGGTTTTGTTTTCGTTGGGTCAGGGGATGGAGAGATCGCCAGTGCTATCTTGCAGACtatgatggaaagagaagaagccCAATTAGCATCTGAGTGGACTGTATTCATCtgtttgggtttgggtttattATTCTTGTGTAAGTTACTGAACTACGTTCAAGGATGACTAGAGCCAAGCTCACCTAGTAACAATGTTCACAGCCACACAAGAAGATTCTGAACCTACTGTCGCAACCCTCAAAGTCATCGAGCATCCTGTTGCTTCTATCGCCGAGACAATCGTGGATGTATGTGCTTACGCAGGTACTGGTAACGTCCTAAAGATACAGCAAATGCTCCATCTTTGCGCAGAACACGCCGAGAAACCCACTAAAAAGGAGGCACAATCTGGTGAAGGTGCTGCTGTACCtgctgatggagaaggacCAGCAGCTGCAGCTGTTGCGGACGCCGAAGGGGACGTGAACATGTCAGGGGAGACAACAGGTCAACCCATCACTGCTCCTACTTCTACTGGTGAGACTGCTGCTCCTGTGGCcgagggtgaaggtgagaccgcagataaagaagaaaaagataaagtGGATTCACTCAAATATCAAGCCTTTGCTACTATCGGTATAGCATTGATTGCTATGGGAGAAGATGTTGGTGCTGAGATGGCTCTACGGCAATTCCAACatttggtgagtgatcatctcatcttccataATTGAGATATCGTAATGGAGAGCGAGCTGATTATTTTTGGCTGAAATAGATGACATATGGTGATCCCGTCATTCGAAAATCAGTTCCTCTCGCCCTTGGTCTTATATCAGCTTCCAACCCTCAATTATCCATTCTCGATACACTGTCGAAATACTCTCACGACTCGGACTTGGAGGTAGCCATAAACTCTATCTTCGCAATGGGTTTAGTAGGAGCCGGTACAAACAATGCTAGATTGGCTCAAATGTTGAGAGGTCTCGCTACGTATTATGCTAAAGAACCAGATTGTTTCTTCATGGTCAGAATatctcaagtgagtatcgACTAGCAGACTTCTGAGACACAAGAATACATCGATGGCGCATGATATTAGAGTCTTCATTGTGTACTGATTGCTGCTTGGGCGTATTAGGGTCTCGTGCATATGGGTAAAGGTACAATCGGTATCAACCCTTATTTCAGTGATGGACAA
Coding sequences within it:
- a CDS encoding signal peptidase I; protein product: MFSNEIARIRKLGLQGLLFQALNLLTVVSSGLMMWKGLCLFTNSESPIVVVLSGSMEPAFYRGDILFLTNPAEVPYEIGDITIYKIPGQNIPIVHRVIESHITNTTQFLLTKGDNNPGDDITLYNGIEWIEREHIIGKVKGFLPYIGYVTIAMNDFPQLKYALLGCVGLVMLIQQEN
- a CDS encoding tryptophan-tRNA ligase translates to MSLTPDQPSKSGAMTPGGIATELSKLDLPAPSGLRLSLPDKQNSKLKLNSTSPSSERGEGEGGPISAISSAISSVFSPISTQTDDTGDISGPEPEALTAARRKARSESVSEQLSTTLAEMKLPQPERIFGPNEPENNSPDMGNTKQGVNDDDWAKIKLDDDTPEAVKEPKRMTHSRHTSRADAALPNKQPTIKETHEPSGSSTPNVAKEQKVTPFDVEGEVDAEGKDLGIDYDKLTKRFGASLISQDVLDRFERLTGQKPHPLLRRGTFYSHRDFNLILDRYEKGQPFYLYTGRGPSSDSMHMGHLIPFMFTAYLQRVFNVPLVIQLTDDEKYLLERDVKKQAEIMKKIKGKKPIDLLRHYKKMGQDNVKDIIACGFIPEKTFIFSDLAHVGGAFYENVVLMAKTITQSQSRNVFGFTDSDNVGMFHFAAVQATPSFSNSFPQIFGTRDDVPALIPCAIDQDPYFLLTRDAADRLGYKKPALLHSKFLPALQGAGTKMSASKENTAIFMTDDSKKIAKKIKSHAFSGGGATQEEHQKNGGDPDVDIAYQYLSFFEEDDSRMVKLAQEYRAGTLSTSEMKAACIDKIQEVVAEFQKNRAAVTDENLAYFQDSTRKIDPRPRAKESAEAAVPASAA